In one Misgurnus anguillicaudatus chromosome 1, ASM2758022v2, whole genome shotgun sequence genomic region, the following are encoded:
- the pdzrn4 gene encoding PDZ domain-containing RING finger protein 4 isoform X2, translated as MRKDPIVVQVLRRGHPSRNQSNLQEVCVVDVCTQTDITFEHIMALAKMRPSTPPVPDICPFLLSDSCHSIQTVDHEYFDCPEYVSGTQAEVERADEFECEEVELCRMNSQEKLGLTLCYRTDEDEEDAAIFVGQVEPNSIAARDGRIRQGDRILQINGHDVLDKEEAVALLSNENSRSIVLLVTRPEGQMDGSWLDEDHHDFLEELKMEILEEQKKEGILQMKRSKRLEEEVSTDTATCSSSILEKDSGIKCSFEETSEQETFSHAQTRTQKQLLDKWGAGSRSVPMDTISFEPGQDERISESGVECDHFQQLLELKCQIRNGGECGLVYRRSSTIECSLTEQGGSGVARELHMLNEELRSIERECQSIMQAHQLRRSKNDSPRTDKENRLRRGKLADINEHPERFQGEKLRDKDSSSAYNTAESSRSTPLGTEGSPDHSLHHRVHLTNQKNLQSPHHIQSPYNSPILTFPSQSRAHTYTTSTTPLQIPITSPGSQGPSQAFSSSLEQSPSNPSESDPALPADDERCERNRNRVAAALYHPSPYQSNTATTQLPTTRRYQSYLQLLQQHSSSSLEYSQSQLSLLSLRGRPGPSQSGRLEWKVKVRADGTRYVARRPARDRILRERALRIREERSGGMTTDDDAVSELKMGRYWSKEERKQQLARAREQRRRREFMQKSRLECLKESVGTASGEVSILELSHKKMLKKRNKKILDNWMTIQELMSHGARAPEGTKVHNAFLSVTTV; from the exons ATGCGGAAGGACCCAatagtggtgcaggtgctgagGCGGGGTCACCCGTCCCGAAACCAGAGCAACCTACAGGAAGTCTGTGTGGTGGACGTATGCACTCAAACAGACATCACCTTCGAACACATCATGGCTCTGGCCAAAATGAGACCCAGTACCCCACCTGTGCCGGACATCTGTCCCTTCCTGCTGTCTGACag CTGTCATTCCATTCAGACAGTGGATCATGAATATTTCGATTGTCCGGAGTACGTATCCGGCACTCAGGCAGAAGTGGAAAGGGCCGATGAATTTGAATGTGAG GAGGTTGAGCTCTGTCGAATGAACAGCCAGGAAAAACTGGGTCTGACCCTCTGTTACCGCACCGATGAGGATGAAGAAGATGCGGCCATTTTTGTTGGACAG GTTGAGCCAAACAGCATTGCCGCAAGGGATGGACGGATCAGACAAGGCGACAGAATTTTACAG ATAAACGGTCATGACGTGCTGGACAAGGAAGAGGCTGTTGCTCTTCTCTCAAATGAAAATTCCAGATCCATAGTGTTGCTTGTCACCAGACCTGAAGGACAG ATGGATGGGAGCTGGCTTGATGAAGACCACCATGACTTCCTAGAGGAACTGAAGATGGAGATTTTAGAGGAACAGAAAAAAGAAGGAATCCTTCAAATGAAGCGG TCCAAAAGACTTGAGGAGGAAGTATCTACAGATACGGCAACCTGCTCTTCTAGCATTCTAGAGAAGGACAGTGGCATAAAATGCAGCTTTGAGGAGACCTCTGAACAGGAAACCTTCTCTCACGCCCAAACACGGACTCAAAAACAACTTCTGGACAAATGGGGTGCAGGCTCACGTTCGGTTCCTATGGACACCATAAGCTTTGAGCCGGGTCAGGATGAAAGGATAAGTGAGAGTGGAGTGGAATGCGACCACTTCCAACAGCTCCTGGAGCTCAAGTGCCAGATCCGGAATGGTGGGGAATGCGGATTGGTGTACAGGCGAAGCAGTACTATTGAATGCAGCTTGACGGAGCAAGGTGGAAGCGGCGTGGCGCGGGAGCTGCATATGTTAAACGAGGAGCTACGCAGCATTGAACGCGAATGCCAGAGCATCATGCAGGCACACCAGCTCCGCCGGAGCAAAAACGACTCACCCCGAACAGATAAAGAAAATCGCTTGCGGCGTGGCAAGCTTGCAGATATTAATGAGCATCCTGAAAGATTTCAAGGGGAGAAGCTGAGAGATAAAGACAGCTCTAGTGCCTACAACACAGCAGAAAGCTCCCGCTCAACGCCACTGGGAACGGAAGGATCACCTGACCACTCGCTACACCATCGCGTCCacttgaccaatcagaagaacCTGCAGAGTCCCCACCACATACAGAGTCCATATAATAGCCCCATCTTGACATTTCCCAGCCAAAGTCGTGCCCATACTTACACCACCTCAACAACCCCTTTACAGATTCCCATCACCAGTCCTGGTTCACAAGGTCCCAGCCAAGCCTTCTCCAGCAGCCTGGAGCAAAGCCCCAGCAACCCCTCAGAATCTGACCCAGCCCTCCCGGCAGATGATGAACGTTGCGAAAGGAACCGTAACAGAGTCGCAGCCGCTCTGTACCACCCTTCACCCTACCAAAGCAACACTGCAACAACCCAGCTCCCCACCACACGACGCTACCAGAGCTACCTACAACTCCTACAACAACATTCCTCTTCTTCTCTGGAATACTCCCAGAGCCAGCTTAGCCTTCTCAGCCTCCGTGGACGGCCCGGTCCCTCACAATCCGGCCGGCTAGAATGGAAGGTCAAAGTCCGGGCAGATGGAACGAGGTACGTGGCACGCAGACCCGCACGAGACCGCATCCTACGGGAGCGAGCCTTGCGGATCCGTGAGGAACGTAGCGGGGGGATGACTACAGATGACGACGCAGTCAGTGAACTGAAGATGGGTAGATATTGGAGCAAAGAGGAACGCAAGCAGCAGCTAGCACGGGCGAGAGAGCAACGACGCAGGAGGGAGTTCATGCAGAAAAGCAGGTTAGAGTGTCTAAAAGAGTCTGTGGGGACAGCGAGCGGGGAAGTGAGCATCCTGGAGCTCAGCCATAAGAAGATGCTAAAGAAACGAAACAAGAAGATCCTGGACAACTGGATGACCATTCAAGAGCTAATGAGCCACGGGGCACGAGCGCCTGAGGGCACCAAAGTTCACAACGCCTTCCTCTCAGTCACCACCGTTTAA
- the pdzrn4 gene encoding PDZ domain-containing RING finger protein 4 isoform X1, with product MGCNLCTLQKREEHYKLLYEIAQVNGRDFSKSGHEGAVEAMRKDPIVVQVLRRGHPSRNQSNLQEVCVVDVCTQTDITFEHIMALAKMRPSTPPVPDICPFLLSDSCHSIQTVDHEYFDCPEYVSGTQAEVERADEFECEEVELCRMNSQEKLGLTLCYRTDEDEEDAAIFVGQVEPNSIAARDGRIRQGDRILQINGHDVLDKEEAVALLSNENSRSIVLLVTRPEGQMDGSWLDEDHHDFLEELKMEILEEQKKEGILQMKRSKRLEEEVSTDTATCSSSILEKDSGIKCSFEETSEQETFSHAQTRTQKQLLDKWGAGSRSVPMDTISFEPGQDERISESGVECDHFQQLLELKCQIRNGGECGLVYRRSSTIECSLTEQGGSGVARELHMLNEELRSIERECQSIMQAHQLRRSKNDSPRTDKENRLRRGKLADINEHPERFQGEKLRDKDSSSAYNTAESSRSTPLGTEGSPDHSLHHRVHLTNQKNLQSPHHIQSPYNSPILTFPSQSRAHTYTTSTTPLQIPITSPGSQGPSQAFSSSLEQSPSNPSESDPALPADDERCERNRNRVAAALYHPSPYQSNTATTQLPTTRRYQSYLQLLQQHSSSSLEYSQSQLSLLSLRGRPGPSQSGRLEWKVKVRADGTRYVARRPARDRILRERALRIREERSGGMTTDDDAVSELKMGRYWSKEERKQQLARAREQRRRREFMQKSRLECLKESVGTASGEVSILELSHKKMLKKRNKKILDNWMTIQELMSHGARAPEGTKVHNAFLSVTTV from the exons GTGAATGGGCGTGACTTCTCAAAGTCCGGACATGAAGGGGCAGTGGAAGCCATGCGGAAGGACCCAatagtggtgcaggtgctgagGCGGGGTCACCCGTCCCGAAACCAGAGCAACCTACAGGAAGTCTGTGTGGTGGACGTATGCACTCAAACAGACATCACCTTCGAACACATCATGGCTCTGGCCAAAATGAGACCCAGTACCCCACCTGTGCCGGACATCTGTCCCTTCCTGCTGTCTGACag CTGTCATTCCATTCAGACAGTGGATCATGAATATTTCGATTGTCCGGAGTACGTATCCGGCACTCAGGCAGAAGTGGAAAGGGCCGATGAATTTGAATGTGAG GAGGTTGAGCTCTGTCGAATGAACAGCCAGGAAAAACTGGGTCTGACCCTCTGTTACCGCACCGATGAGGATGAAGAAGATGCGGCCATTTTTGTTGGACAG GTTGAGCCAAACAGCATTGCCGCAAGGGATGGACGGATCAGACAAGGCGACAGAATTTTACAG ATAAACGGTCATGACGTGCTGGACAAGGAAGAGGCTGTTGCTCTTCTCTCAAATGAAAATTCCAGATCCATAGTGTTGCTTGTCACCAGACCTGAAGGACAG ATGGATGGGAGCTGGCTTGATGAAGACCACCATGACTTCCTAGAGGAACTGAAGATGGAGATTTTAGAGGAACAGAAAAAAGAAGGAATCCTTCAAATGAAGCGG TCCAAAAGACTTGAGGAGGAAGTATCTACAGATACGGCAACCTGCTCTTCTAGCATTCTAGAGAAGGACAGTGGCATAAAATGCAGCTTTGAGGAGACCTCTGAACAGGAAACCTTCTCTCACGCCCAAACACGGACTCAAAAACAACTTCTGGACAAATGGGGTGCAGGCTCACGTTCGGTTCCTATGGACACCATAAGCTTTGAGCCGGGTCAGGATGAAAGGATAAGTGAGAGTGGAGTGGAATGCGACCACTTCCAACAGCTCCTGGAGCTCAAGTGCCAGATCCGGAATGGTGGGGAATGCGGATTGGTGTACAGGCGAAGCAGTACTATTGAATGCAGCTTGACGGAGCAAGGTGGAAGCGGCGTGGCGCGGGAGCTGCATATGTTAAACGAGGAGCTACGCAGCATTGAACGCGAATGCCAGAGCATCATGCAGGCACACCAGCTCCGCCGGAGCAAAAACGACTCACCCCGAACAGATAAAGAAAATCGCTTGCGGCGTGGCAAGCTTGCAGATATTAATGAGCATCCTGAAAGATTTCAAGGGGAGAAGCTGAGAGATAAAGACAGCTCTAGTGCCTACAACACAGCAGAAAGCTCCCGCTCAACGCCACTGGGAACGGAAGGATCACCTGACCACTCGCTACACCATCGCGTCCacttgaccaatcagaagaacCTGCAGAGTCCCCACCACATACAGAGTCCATATAATAGCCCCATCTTGACATTTCCCAGCCAAAGTCGTGCCCATACTTACACCACCTCAACAACCCCTTTACAGATTCCCATCACCAGTCCTGGTTCACAAGGTCCCAGCCAAGCCTTCTCCAGCAGCCTGGAGCAAAGCCCCAGCAACCCCTCAGAATCTGACCCAGCCCTCCCGGCAGATGATGAACGTTGCGAAAGGAACCGTAACAGAGTCGCAGCCGCTCTGTACCACCCTTCACCCTACCAAAGCAACACTGCAACAACCCAGCTCCCCACCACACGACGCTACCAGAGCTACCTACAACTCCTACAACAACATTCCTCTTCTTCTCTGGAATACTCCCAGAGCCAGCTTAGCCTTCTCAGCCTCCGTGGACGGCCCGGTCCCTCACAATCCGGCCGGCTAGAATGGAAGGTCAAAGTCCGGGCAGATGGAACGAGGTACGTGGCACGCAGACCCGCACGAGACCGCATCCTACGGGAGCGAGCCTTGCGGATCCGTGAGGAACGTAGCGGGGGGATGACTACAGATGACGACGCAGTCAGTGAACTGAAGATGGGTAGATATTGGAGCAAAGAGGAACGCAAGCAGCAGCTAGCACGGGCGAGAGAGCAACGACGCAGGAGGGAGTTCATGCAGAAAAGCAGGTTAGAGTGTCTAAAAGAGTCTGTGGGGACAGCGAGCGGGGAAGTGAGCATCCTGGAGCTCAGCCATAAGAAGATGCTAAAGAAACGAAACAAGAAGATCCTGGACAACTGGATGACCATTCAAGAGCTAATGAGCCACGGGGCACGAGCGCCTGAGGGCACCAAAGTTCACAACGCCTTCCTCTCAGTCACCACCGTTTAA